A region of the Effusibacillus lacus genome:
TTCCGTATGCGGTTATCCAATCCCGAGTTCACGTTCTCTGAGGATGGTTTTTGCGCGGGCAATATCTTTGCGAACCTCGCGAATCCGCATCGGATTCTCCAATTGACCGGTAGCCAACTGGAAACGCAGATTGAAAAGCTCTTCCTTCAAAGCGTTTACTTTGTGCTCAATTTCCGCGGTGGACAAATCTCGAAGATCTTTAGCTTTCATCTGCCTCACCACCCACTTCTTCACGTTTTACAAATTTGCACTTTACAGGCAGTTTGTGCATTGCAAGGCGCATGGCTTCACGAGCAATTTCTTCGCTGACACCTGCAAGTTCAAACATGATACGTCCAGGCTTCACGACCGCTACCCATTTCTCGGGAGAACCTTTACCGGCACCCATCCGGGTTTCAGCAGGCTTTGCAGTGATCGGAGTGGACGGGAAAATTTTGATCCATACTTTACCGCCACGGCGAATGTAACGAGTCATCGCAATACGGGCAGCTTCAATCTGACGGTTTGTGATCCACGCCGGTTCGAGGGCTTGCAGACCGTATTCGCCAAAGGTAACCTCGTTGCCCGCCTTCGACTTACCTGTAAG
Encoded here:
- the rpmC gene encoding 50S ribosomal protein L29; this encodes MKAKDLRDLSTAEIEHKVNALKEELFNLRFQLATGQLENPMRIREVRKDIARAKTILRERELGIG
- the rplP gene encoding 50S ribosomal protein L16, translating into MLMPKRTKHRKTHRPDLTGKSKAGNEVTFGEYGLQALEPAWITNRQIEAARIAMTRYIRRGGKVWIKIFPSTPITAKPAETRMGAGKGSPEKWVAVVKPGRIMFELAGVSEEIAREAMRLAMHKLPVKCKFVKREEVGGEADES